The nucleotide sequence GGTCTTCTTGTTGTACTGGGCCACATTGCCCGCCAACTCCAGCATATGTGGTTTAAAGTGAACACCGAGACAAGATCAATTACCACTATGTTGAGCATGAACGGAACAGGAATCTACGAGATTGGTCGTTGGTTGGTTACGTCGGCGGCAAGGTATTCGAGGACGGCGGCAAGGCCAATGGGGCCGCTGGAGCCGACGCGGTCCACGTAGCGTCCCTTCTTGAGATAGTGCCCGACGTGGCCGGCGGTAAACTAGAGTCCAGCCTTCGTGGATCGGGTCACCGCCTTCTTCCGCTCGGCACTCTTCCTCTCGTCCATCTCCCGTCCTTCTACGACGAACTTCAATCTCTCGAAATGTGGGTCGCGACACTGATGAATCTAAACGCAAGCTTATCACTTTTATAGGGGGTGCTCCGGAGTAATGGGCGCGATTCACATGACATGTAGTCGACACCTTCGGATCTAGGAGGGCGGGCGACAGGGATCGACTCAGAGGGGCATGATCGATGGGAGGGGGTGCGATCTGTGTGACCAACGTTCTCCACCGCAAGATCTAGAAGGTGCAAATGGCTAGGATCGGCTCGGCTGGTTCTATCCATGTCGCCGACGTCTTTGCCATTGGATCTGGAAGATCCATGTGGCTACGATTAGCTCGGGGCATGATCCGTGCGAGGACCGGATGGACCAATCAGGATTTGAGAATCTTCTGTCCTCGCTTTGTTTCGTTTTTTCTTTAATGTGGGAACTCAATTCgaaaaattgggggggggggggagactcTTTTTCAAACcaaagttttttttgttttgttactTTCGGCAATCCATTTTTGTTTTTAGTATGATTGACTGAAAAAAGTCCAAGCATTTCTCGCACCAATGAAGAAATTCAAGCATGTCATGAAGCACTCAACAAGAAAAGGCATCatgtgaagaagatcaagaaggacAAGGTCACAAAATACATAAGCATCTAGGGGTGACTACAAGGAGGTCAATAAGAACAGTTTTATTTCCATGCACATTGCCAATCCATATACAAGAAAGGAATAAAAAGTACTCTCTCTGTGTAGTGTCAAAAAtcgtcttatattttgggacggagggagtaattcctGACTTTTGGAATAGGATCCAATAGAAATTTTATCATGAGGTGATGAAAGGGCACAAGACTAAACTTTATGACCAAAAGTGTGTCACCCCCCGAGCTCTGACGGACGAAAATTGAAAGTAACTGGAAAACAAAAAGAACCCCAAAAAATTGgaaaccaagaaaaaccaaaaatccagAGAAAAAAAAACCGCCCCAGTGCGTggaataaaaaaatgttcatgacattaTAGAAAATGTTTCCGcgtttaaaaaatatgttcatcatGCCTTAAGAAAATATTTTTACAATGATAAATAATGTTCATGTAAT is from Triticum aestivum cultivar Chinese Spring chromosome 3A, IWGSC CS RefSeq v2.1, whole genome shotgun sequence and encodes:
- the LOC123057368 gene encoding protein H2A.5-like, which produces MDERKSAERKKFTAGHVGHYLKKGRYVDRVGSSGPIGLAAVLEYLAADLAGNVAQYNKKTRLMPRHLLLATRNDEELSKMLDGITIAHSGVLPNIHFVLFSKKANMQ